One window of the Dehalogenimonas sp. THU2 genome contains the following:
- the atpD gene encoding F0F1 ATP synthase subunit beta, whose product MAKGKVVQIIGSVVDVAFPPSELPGLFNALEIDNKGERIVLEVQAHVGNNWVRCLSFMPTDGLARGAEATDTGAPISVPVGQASLGRIFNVLGEPLDLEGEVKAEERWPIHRNAPAFEEQETTPQMLETGIKVIDLITPFARGGKAGLLGGAGVGKTVIIQELIRNIATEHGGFSVFAGVGERSREGNDLWHEMKESGVIEKTALVFGQMNELPAVRLRIALTGLTMAEYFRDVEHRDVLLFIDNIYRYTLAGVEVSALLGRMPSAVGYQPTLATEMGALQERITTTKNGSITSFQAVYVPADDYTDPGVVATFGHLDAIITLERSLAAQALFPAVDPLASNSRILDPAVVGDEHYKVARDVQRVLQRYKDLQDVIAILGMEELSEEDKAIVARARKIQRFLTQPFFVGEIFTGRAGKYVSVADTVRGFKEILDGKHDALPEQAFYMVGTIEEAVEAAAKMAA is encoded by the coding sequence ATGGCCAAAGGCAAGGTAGTACAGATTATTGGTTCGGTGGTTGACGTCGCGTTTCCGCCGTCGGAACTGCCCGGGCTGTTCAACGCCCTGGAAATTGACAACAAGGGCGAACGTATCGTGCTGGAAGTGCAGGCGCACGTTGGCAACAACTGGGTACGTTGTCTTTCCTTCATGCCCACTGACGGCCTGGCACGCGGCGCCGAAGCCACCGACACCGGCGCGCCCATCAGCGTGCCGGTCGGCCAGGCCTCTCTCGGACGCATCTTCAACGTCTTGGGCGAGCCGCTGGACCTTGAAGGCGAGGTCAAAGCTGAAGAGCGCTGGCCGATCCATCGCAACGCCCCAGCCTTCGAAGAACAGGAAACCACCCCACAGATGCTGGAGACCGGCATCAAGGTAATCGATCTGATCACCCCGTTCGCCAGGGGTGGTAAAGCCGGCCTTCTGGGCGGCGCCGGCGTAGGTAAAACGGTTATCATCCAGGAACTCATCCGCAACATCGCCACCGAGCACGGCGGCTTCTCCGTCTTCGCCGGCGTCGGCGAGCGTTCCCGGGAAGGTAACGACCTGTGGCATGAAATGAAAGAATCCGGCGTTATCGAGAAGACGGCGCTGGTGTTCGGTCAGATGAACGAACTGCCTGCGGTGCGTCTCAGGATCGCCCTTACCGGTTTGACCATGGCCGAGTACTTCCGCGATGTGGAACATCGCGACGTGCTCTTGTTCATCGATAACATCTACCGCTACACCCTGGCCGGCGTGGAAGTCTCCGCTCTTTTGGGCCGCATGCCCTCGGCAGTGGGCTACCAGCCGACCCTAGCCACTGAGATGGGCGCTTTGCAGGAGCGCATTACCACCACCAAGAATGGCTCCATCACATCCTTCCAGGCCGTTTATGTACCGGCCGATGACTATACCGATCCCGGCGTGGTAGCTACCTTCGGCCATCTTGACGCCATTATCACCCTGGAGCGCTCGTTGGCTGCCCAGGCGCTATTCCCGGCGGTGGATCCGCTGGCCTCCAATTCCCGGATCCTGGACCCCGCAGTTGTAGGCGACGAGCATTACAAAGTAGCCCGTGATGTTCAGCGGGTGCTGCAACGGTACAAGGACCTGCAGGACGTTATCGCCATCCTGGGTATGGAAGAGCTTTCCGAAGAGGATAAGGCCATAGTAGCCCGCGCCCGTAAGATTCAGCGCTTCCTGACCCAGCCGTTCTTTGTCGGCGAGATCTTCACCGGGCGTGCGGGTAAGTACGTGAGCGTGGCCGATACGGTGCGCGGCTTCAAGGAAATCCTGGACGGCAAGCATGACGCTCTGCCGGAGCAGGCTTTCTATATGGTAGGCACTATCGAAGAAGCGGTCGAGGCCGCAGCCAAGATGGCGGCTTAA
- a CDS encoding F0F1 ATP synthase subunit epsilon yields MATIKLEIVTPERQVFSDDVDIVVAPGIEGELGILPHHTPLMTALKTGELRARKGSEEFLLCVAGGFMEVRPDRVIVLADTCERAEEIDLARAEEARKKAEQRMAEKYQPGVDAAETEAALHRAMARLAIAEKMKHRRKSSRPPQVG; encoded by the coding sequence GTGGCAACGATAAAACTTGAAATAGTGACGCCGGAACGGCAGGTGTTTTCCGACGATGTGGACATCGTGGTGGCGCCGGGCATCGAGGGCGAACTGGGCATACTGCCGCACCACACACCGCTGATGACGGCACTCAAAACCGGTGAACTACGCGCCCGCAAGGGCTCGGAGGAGTTCCTGCTATGTGTCGCCGGAGGCTTCATGGAAGTTCGGCCGGACCGGGTGATCGTGCTGGCCGATACCTGTGAACGGGCAGAGGAGATCGATCTAGCCCGGGCCGAGGAAGCTCGCAAGAAAGCCGAACAGAGGATGGCGGAAAAATACCAGCCCGGTGTCGACGCGGCGGAAACCGAAGCGGCACTGCATCGGGCAATGGCCCGGCTGGCTATCGCCGAGAAAATGAAACACCGCCGAAAATCATCCCGCCCGCCTCAGGTGGGATAA
- a CDS encoding KH domain-containing protein has protein sequence MKELVEYIAKSLADKPEAVVVEEEQEEEGLKVTLKVDDVDKGRIIGKQGRIAQAMRTLIRVKAAKAGTKARLEIL, from the coding sequence ATGAAAGAGCTAGTTGAGTACATCGCCAAATCACTGGCAGACAAGCCCGAAGCGGTAGTGGTGGAAGAAGAACAGGAAGAAGAAGGGTTGAAAGTAACCCTGAAAGTTGATGACGTGGACAAAGGCCGCATCATCGGCAAACAGGGCCGCATCGCCCAGGCTATGCGCACCCTCATCCGGGTGAAAGCCGCTAAAGCCGGCACCAAGGCCAGACTGGAAATCCTCTAG
- the rpsP gene encoding 30S ribosomal protein S16, with translation MLKIKLRRMGAPKKPSYRIVVADSHTSRNGAFIEIIGHYDPMTDPETVKVEVEKAKEWMVKGAQPTDTAARILKKAGAL, from the coding sequence ATGCTGAAAATCAAACTGCGAAGAATGGGCGCTCCTAAAAAACCGAGTTACAGAATTGTCGTTGCCGATTCCCATACCTCCCGCAACGGCGCTTTCATAGAGATCATCGGACACTACGATCCCATGACCGATCCTGAAACCGTCAAAGTGGAAGTTGAGAAAGCCAAAGAATGGATGGTCAAAGGTGCTCAACCCACCGACACCGCGGCCAGGATCCTGAAAAAAGCCGGAGCCCTTTAA